One Natronoarchaeum mannanilyticum genomic window carries:
- a CDS encoding Na+/H+ antiporter NhaC family protein, whose product MGTDGPPDRDVSSEFVTAGEDEAPRIEFYGGRGMSALPILFFIVWAVAQTALWRISDTSGLVAGMLIGLIVGMFFVKGSWTGYANTLFEGMTQPVAVTAIVAWLWAGMFADTLQAGGFVGGLVWLADALGIGATLFPALTFLLAAVLATGIGTGYGTTVAFVALFFPAGVLLGANPVLLFGAILSGAVFGDNLAPVSDTTIVSAVTQDSDIGGVVASRFKYVIVAAAIAFPAYVIVSGTMSGLDIAGGAQDLLVAESEPAGLVHLLSMGMVIGTAVSGRHIVEAISWGLVTAVVLNLLLGLAPVSDMLVFTAPAGAPASEQLSFLPFLEVTTDASAVGVGGSIYSGAAGFFALSILVLLIIAAAQIMIRGGAFQAILDWSLANLATNVRNAELTMVGSAALINAIITINTAAEIAIGPFISKVGERFNLNGYRRANILDAQTAALGYIFPWSGGVLVGFTEMQTLPEQYDWFEASMVVNPVEVVPFVFQGWLLVAVFVVAALTGFGREYTIDRQSEEVARV is encoded by the coding sequence ATGGGCACGGACGGACCACCGGACAGGGACGTATCGAGCGAGTTCGTCACGGCGGGCGAAGACGAAGCACCCCGGATCGAGTTCTACGGCGGTCGGGGGATGAGCGCGCTCCCGATCCTGTTTTTCATCGTCTGGGCGGTCGCCCAGACCGCGCTGTGGCGCATCTCCGACACCAGCGGCCTGGTCGCGGGGATGCTGATCGGCCTGATCGTCGGGATGTTCTTCGTGAAGGGCTCGTGGACGGGGTACGCCAACACTCTGTTCGAGGGGATGACCCAGCCCGTCGCGGTCACCGCGATCGTGGCGTGGCTCTGGGCCGGCATGTTCGCCGACACGCTGCAGGCCGGCGGGTTCGTCGGCGGCCTCGTCTGGCTGGCCGACGCGCTCGGCATCGGCGCGACGCTGTTCCCCGCGCTCACGTTCCTGCTGGCGGCGGTGCTGGCGACCGGCATCGGCACCGGCTACGGGACGACCGTCGCGTTCGTCGCGCTGTTCTTCCCGGCGGGCGTGCTGCTGGGCGCCAACCCCGTCTTGCTGTTCGGCGCGATCCTCTCGGGGGCGGTGTTCGGCGACAACCTCGCGCCGGTCAGCGACACGACGATCGTCAGCGCGGTGACCCAGGACTCGGACATCGGCGGCGTCGTCGCCTCGCGATTCAAGTACGTGATCGTCGCCGCGGCGATCGCGTTCCCGGCGTACGTGATCGTCAGCGGCACCATGTCGGGGCTGGACATCGCCGGCGGCGCTCAGGATCTCCTCGTCGCGGAGAGCGAACCGGCCGGGCTCGTCCACCTGCTCTCGATGGGGATGGTGATCGGGACGGCCGTCAGCGGGCGTCACATCGTCGAGGCGATCTCCTGGGGGCTCGTCACCGCGGTCGTTCTCAACCTCCTGCTCGGGCTGGCGCCGGTCAGCGACATGCTCGTGTTCACCGCGCCGGCAGGCGCTCCGGCCTCCGAGCAACTGTCCTTCCTGCCGTTTCTGGAGGTGACGACGGACGCGAGCGCGGTCGGCGTCGGCGGCAGCATCTACTCCGGCGCGGCGGGCTTCTTCGCGCTGTCGATCCTCGTCTTGCTGATCATCGCGGCCGCCCAGATCATGATCCGCGGCGGGGCGTTCCAGGCGATCCTCGACTGGTCGCTCGCGAACCTCGCGACGAACGTCCGCAACGCCGAGCTGACGATGGTCGGCTCGGCGGCGCTGATCAACGCCATCATCACGATCAACACCGCCGCCGAGATCGCGATCGGGCCGTTCATCTCGAAGGTCGGCGAGCGGTTCAACCTCAACGGGTACCGCCGCGCGAACATCCTCGACGCCCAGACCGCGGCGCTGGGCTACATCTTCCCGTGGTCCGGCGGCGTACTCGTCGGGTTCACGGAGATGCAGACCTTGCCCGAGCAGTACGACTGGTTCGAGGCGAGCATGGTCGTCAACCCGGTCGAGGTCGTCCCGTTCGTGTTCCAGGGCTGGCTGCTCGTCGCGGTGTTCGTCGTCGCGGCGCTGACCGGCTTCGGGCGGGAGTACACCATCGACCGGCAGTCCGAGGAGGTGGCCCGCGTATGA
- a CDS encoding 50S ribosomal protein L1, whose product MADQDIEQAVSRALEDAPDRNFSETVDLAVNLRDLDLNEPSNRVDESVVLPSGTGQETRIVVIAEGETAIRAEDVADEVIGGDDLSDLGDDDDEAKDLAEATDFFIAEEGMMQDVGRYLGTILGPRGKMPEPLSPDDDVVEVVNRMKNTVQLRSGDRRTFHTRVGAEDMGAEEIADNIDVILRRLHADLEKGPLNLDSVYVKTTMGPAVEVA is encoded by the coding sequence ATGGCAGATCAGGACATAGAGCAAGCAGTCTCTCGCGCACTCGAGGACGCACCCGACCGCAATTTCAGCGAGACGGTCGACCTCGCGGTTAACCTGCGCGATCTGGATCTCAACGAACCGTCGAATCGCGTCGACGAGTCCGTCGTGCTCCCGTCCGGTACCGGACAGGAGACGCGGATCGTCGTAATAGCGGAGGGTGAAACAGCCATCCGCGCGGAGGACGTCGCCGACGAGGTTATCGGCGGCGACGACCTCTCGGATCTCGGTGACGACGACGACGAGGCGAAGGACCTCGCCGAGGCGACCGACTTCTTCATCGCCGAAGAAGGGATGATGCAGGACGTCGGTCGCTACCTCGGTACGATCCTCGGCCCGCGGGGCAAGATGCCCGAGCCGCTCTCGCCCGACGACGACGTCGTCGAAGTCGTCAACCGAATGAAAAACACCGTCCAGCTCCGCAGCGGCGACCGCCGCACGTTCCACACGCGCGTCGGCGCCGAGGACATGGGCGCCGAGGAGATCGCCGACAACATCGACGTGATCCTCCGCCGTCTCCACGCGGACCTGGAGAAGGGCCCGCTGAACCTGGACTCGGTCTACGTCAAGACCACCATGGGCCCGGCAGTGGAGGTGGCCTGA
- a CDS encoding bifunctional methylenetetrahydrofolate dehydrogenase/methenyltetrahydrofolate cyclohydrolase: MTHVIDGNAVADEIRSDLSESIDALGDAGVEPGLATVLMSEDPASETYVSMKQRDCEEVGIDGIHVEIDPEAPAEELYDTIDELNEDPEVHGILVQMPVPDHVDEREVLNRIDPVKDVDGFHPENVGKLVAGHARYKPCTPHGVQKLLEAADVDPEGKDVVIVGRSNIVGKPLANLLIQKTDLGNATVTVCHSRTNDLGAKTRNADVVVAACGVPQLVDGEMLTEGTTVIDVGVNRVDADTDKGYELVGDVDFESAKEKAGAITPVPGGVGPMTRAMLLYNTVKAAGLQKDVDVELP, encoded by the coding sequence ATGACGCACGTGATCGACGGCAACGCGGTGGCCGACGAGATCCGGTCGGACCTCTCGGAGAGCATCGACGCGCTGGGCGACGCCGGCGTCGAGCCGGGCCTGGCGACGGTGCTGATGAGCGAGGATCCCGCCAGCGAGACGTACGTGTCGATGAAACAGCGCGACTGCGAGGAGGTCGGCATCGACGGCATCCACGTCGAGATCGACCCCGAGGCGCCCGCAGAGGAGCTGTACGACACGATCGACGAACTCAACGAGGACCCCGAGGTTCACGGTATCCTCGTCCAGATGCCGGTGCCCGACCACGTCGACGAGCGCGAGGTGCTCAACCGGATCGACCCCGTCAAGGACGTCGACGGGTTCCACCCCGAGAACGTCGGCAAGCTCGTCGCCGGTCACGCCCGCTACAAGCCCTGCACGCCCCACGGCGTCCAGAAGCTGCTCGAAGCCGCCGACGTCGACCCCGAGGGCAAAGACGTCGTGATCGTCGGCCGCTCGAACATCGTCGGGAAGCCGCTGGCGAACCTGCTGATCCAGAAGACCGATCTCGGCAACGCGACCGTGACGGTCTGTCACTCCCGGACGAACGATCTGGGCGCCAAGACCCGCAACGCTGACGTCGTCGTCGCGGCCTGCGGCGTCCCGCAGCTCGTCGACGGCGAGATGCTCACCGAGGGCACCACCGTGATCGACGTCGGCGTCAACCGCGTCGACGCGGACACCGACAAGGGGTACGAGCTGGTCGGCGACGTCGACTTCGAGAGCGCCAAGGAGAAGGCCGGCGCGATCACGCCGGTGCCCGGCGGCGTCGGCCCGATGACGCGGGCGATGCTGCTGTACAACACGGTGAAAGCGGCCGGCCTGCAGAAAGACGTCGACGTCGAGCTTCCCTGA
- a CDS encoding PadR family transcriptional regulator: MYDLTGFKRDLLYVIAGLEEPHGLAIKSELEEYYESEVHPGRLYPNLDDLVDDGLVEKGSHDRRTNAYELTDEGYEKLSKRRDWEGKYYGDKDVAEEATSVPAQAGN, encoded by the coding sequence ATGTACGATCTCACCGGCTTCAAGCGCGACCTGCTGTACGTCATCGCGGGACTGGAAGAGCCCCACGGGCTGGCGATCAAGTCCGAACTCGAGGAGTACTACGAGTCGGAGGTCCATCCGGGACGGCTCTACCCGAACCTCGACGACCTCGTCGACGACGGTCTGGTCGAGAAGGGGTCGCACGACCGCCGGACGAACGCCTACGAACTCACGGACGAGGGGTACGAGAAACTCTCGAAGCGGCGCGACTGGGAGGGGAAGTACTACGGAGACAAGGACGTAGCGGAGGAGGCGACGAGCGTCCCGGCTCAGGCGGGCAACTGA
- the rpl12p gene encoding 50S ribosomal protein P1, with product MEYVYAALILNETGEEINEDNLTGVLEAAGVDVEESRVKALVAALEDVDIDEAVDEAAAVPAGGAAAGGAAGGAAAEGGDDEEDVEEADEELPDTTDEDDGDDDEDEEASGEGLGELFG from the coding sequence ATGGAATACGTTTACGCAGCACTCATCCTCAACGAGACTGGCGAAGAGATCAACGAAGACAACCTGACCGGCGTGCTCGAGGCAGCCGGCGTCGACGTGGAGGAGTCCCGCGTCAAGGCGCTGGTCGCCGCACTGGAGGACGTCGACATCGACGAAGCCGTCGACGAGGCCGCAGCGGTCCCCGCGGGCGGCGCCGCAGCGGGCGGCGCGGCCGGCGGCGCTGCAGCCGAAGGCGGCGACGACGAGGAAGACGTCGAGGAGGCCGACGAGGAGCTCCCCGACACGACCGACGAGGACGACGGCGACGACGACGAGGACGAGGAGGCCAGCGGCGAGGGCCTCGGCGAGCTCTTCGGTTAA
- a CDS encoding type I restriction endonuclease subunit M produces the protein MTGAEHAPDVGERLADRLGRGSDAHARYAAAARDRPDDGVVADAVAEWLAFVRRSHGDAVDSLPGERSREALVRDWLYYDFLLERLFVAVERRLGVRVRDRAPGANSGALDVDLSAVHGAVVDDELRNRVDDALAAATGTGTVADAVDPDALRRLYESVVTRSVRLALGEYYTPRGVAALAVDALEGDVGADGVDADAGVGGDTYLDPGCGSGAFLSVLIDRKLAATADAGLNARERLDRITDAVVGIDLNPVAVRSATLSYVLSLAPLLAPSDVDSVAVPVFLTDALGVTRDDDLSYRGEPFDPTVDHLVGNPPWITWSDLPDAVRTAWCDGPAERLDLAPGDGATSLLGHANDDISVPFVLTCADRYLAPDGDAAFVLKRTIAKGPAGRRLRAQRLDDAPLQVRRVHDFADLRPFGDGVRAGAAIFALSAGEPASTPIPVTAWARGDAAPEFSTRAAIDATLAREETEFVPVDADDPASSWLRADADRRALGECAHEIRHGVKDDAREVFEIDRSRLADLEPDRVFPYLKSRHVVKYGLFGHDLRIVPQRKAGEDNEERLEREWPRTYEHLQERRERLEERSSSWLDRGPFYSVFGLGEYTWADYKVVWCRLGYKPHFAVVSTVEDEDLGEKPVVPGDHCMFVATDDEREAHFLCALLNSSIYQRSLDDVVSEGKSSLSKAVVSRLYLPDAEDVPDALVDRLADGSRRAHEIVPEHTDVSKREYNRTTIGALEPIRADVDAAVEELLARRDE, from the coding sequence ATGACCGGCGCGGAACACGCCCCCGATGTGGGCGAACGACTGGCTGATCGACTCGGCCGCGGGAGCGACGCCCACGCGCGGTACGCGGCGGCCGCCCGCGACCGGCCGGACGACGGCGTCGTCGCGGACGCCGTCGCGGAGTGGCTCGCGTTCGTCCGCCGGAGCCACGGCGACGCCGTCGACTCGCTGCCGGGCGAGCGCTCGCGCGAGGCGCTCGTCCGCGACTGGCTGTACTACGACTTCCTGCTCGAACGGCTGTTCGTCGCCGTCGAGCGTCGCCTCGGCGTGCGGGTGCGCGATCGCGCACCCGGCGCCAACTCGGGCGCGCTCGACGTCGACCTCTCCGCTGTCCACGGCGCCGTCGTCGACGACGAGCTCCGGAACCGCGTCGACGACGCGCTCGCCGCGGCGACTGGGACGGGGACCGTCGCCGACGCCGTCGATCCCGACGCGCTCAGGCGGCTCTACGAGTCGGTGGTCACTCGTTCAGTGCGCCTCGCGCTCGGCGAGTACTACACGCCCCGCGGCGTCGCCGCGCTGGCGGTCGACGCGCTCGAGGGCGACGTCGGCGCGGATGGCGTCGACGCGGACGCCGGCGTCGGTGGCGACACCTACCTCGATCCGGGGTGTGGCTCGGGCGCGTTTCTGTCGGTCCTGATCGATCGCAAGCTTGCGGCGACCGCGGACGCCGGACTGAACGCGCGCGAGCGGCTCGACCGGATTACCGACGCCGTGGTCGGGATCGACCTCAACCCTGTCGCGGTCCGGAGCGCGACGCTGTCGTACGTGCTTTCGCTCGCGCCGCTGCTCGCCCCATCCGACGTCGACTCGGTCGCCGTCCCGGTGTTTCTCACGGACGCGCTCGGCGTCACGCGCGACGACGACCTCAGCTACCGCGGCGAGCCGTTCGATCCGACGGTCGACCACCTCGTCGGTAATCCGCCCTGGATCACCTGGAGCGACCTGCCCGACGCCGTCCGGACGGCCTGGTGCGACGGGCCCGCGGAGCGACTCGATCTGGCGCCCGGCGACGGCGCGACGTCCTTGCTCGGCCACGCGAACGACGACATCTCGGTGCCGTTCGTGCTGACCTGTGCGGATCGCTACCTCGCGCCCGACGGCGACGCCGCCTTCGTGCTCAAGCGCACGATCGCGAAGGGGCCGGCGGGACGACGACTGCGCGCCCAGCGCCTCGACGACGCGCCGCTGCAGGTTCGGCGGGTCCACGACTTCGCCGACCTCCGACCGTTCGGCGACGGCGTCCGGGCGGGCGCGGCGATCTTCGCGCTCTCGGCGGGCGAGCCCGCGTCGACGCCGATCCCCGTCACGGCGTGGGCCCGCGGCGACGCTGCGCCGGAGTTCTCGACGCGGGCGGCGATCGACGCCACGCTCGCCCGCGAGGAGACCGAGTTCGTCCCGGTCGACGCGGACGATCCGGCGTCGTCGTGGCTCCGCGCGGACGCCGACCGCCGGGCGCTCGGCGAGTGCGCCCACGAGATCCGCCACGGCGTCAAGGACGACGCGCGCGAGGTGTTCGAGATCGACCGGAGCCGACTCGCTGATCTCGAACCCGACCGCGTCTTTCCGTATCTCAAGTCCCGCCACGTCGTCAAGTACGGGCTGTTCGGCCACGACCTCCGGATCGTTCCACAGCGAAAGGCCGGCGAGGACAACGAGGAGCGACTCGAACGCGAGTGGCCGCGCACGTACGAGCACCTGCAGGAGCGACGCGAGCGCCTCGAAGAGCGCTCCTCCTCGTGGCTCGACCGCGGCCCGTTCTACAGCGTGTTCGGCCTCGGCGAGTACACCTGGGCCGACTACAAGGTCGTCTGGTGCCGGCTGGGCTACAAGCCCCACTTCGCGGTCGTCTCGACCGTCGAGGACGAGGATCTCGGCGAGAAACCCGTCGTGCCGGGCGATCACTGCATGTTCGTCGCGACCGACGACGAGCGCGAGGCGCACTTCCTCTGTGCGCTCCTGAACTCCTCGATCTACCAGCGCTCGCTCGACGACGTGGTCTCGGAGGGCAAGTCCAGCCTCTCGAAGGCGGTCGTCTCGCGGCTGTACCTCCCGGACGCGGAGGACGTCCCCGACGCTCTCGTCGACCGGCTCGCCGATGGTTCGCGCCGAGCCCACGAGATCGTCCCCGAGCACACCGACGTGAGCAAGCGCGAGTACAACCGGACGACGATCGGGGCTCTGGAGCCGATCCGAGCGGACGTCGACGCCGCCGTCGAGGAACTGCTCGCGCGGCGGGACGAGTGA
- a CDS encoding high-affinity nickel-transporter protein, which yields MSVLAALAAGAAIGVRHSFEPDHVAAVATLVDDESDDHAGLVGTSWGIGHSIPIALVALAFLLAGRRLPDGVTTLFEVLAGAILVYLGARMLYRLVDVTEHTHDGHTHAHVGLGSLSLGATHSHRADESFLVGIVHGLAGSGAFVVVLVTTAPTLGTGLVLLAAFCVASIATMGALTLLWGRVLDTAARKYLQVGAALASLAVGAALLLGEFADGGRGHGHAHGTGHEHAVAAVELSTEYAPLVAELGLC from the coding sequence ATGAGCGTACTCGCTGCACTGGCGGCCGGCGCCGCGATCGGCGTCCGCCACTCCTTCGAACCGGACCACGTCGCCGCCGTCGCGACGCTGGTCGACGACGAGAGCGACGATCACGCGGGGCTGGTCGGAACGTCCTGGGGGATCGGGCACTCGATCCCGATCGCGCTGGTCGCGCTGGCGTTCCTGCTGGCGGGACGACGGCTCCCCGACGGCGTCACCACGCTGTTCGAGGTGCTGGCCGGCGCGATCCTCGTCTACCTCGGCGCCCGGATGCTGTACCGGCTCGTCGACGTGACCGAACACACCCACGACGGGCACACCCACGCCCACGTCGGCCTGGGATCGCTGTCGCTCGGCGCCACGCACAGCCACCGGGCCGACGAGTCGTTCCTCGTCGGGATCGTCCACGGGCTCGCCGGGAGCGGCGCGTTCGTCGTCGTGCTCGTCACGACGGCCCCCACGCTGGGGACGGGGCTCGTCCTGCTGGCGGCGTTTTGCGTCGCCTCGATCGCGACGATGGGCGCGCTCACGCTGCTGTGGGGTCGCGTTCTCGACACCGCCGCCCGGAAGTACCTGCAAGTGGGGGCTGCGCTGGCCAGCCTCGCGGTCGGAGCGGCCCTCCTGCTCGGAGAGTTCGCGGACGGCGGCCGCGGACACGGGCACGCCCACGGAACCGGGCACGAACACGCCGTCGCCGCGGTGGAGCTCTCGACCGAGTACGCGCCGTTGGTCGCGGAACTCGGACTCTGCTAA
- a CDS encoding DUF488 domain-containing protein, whose protein sequence is MSDTGRLRDTYVAAIQHDLAELPEKTTLVGVVREPTSWFHAAVDENRPALAPPTGLLEDVRAEQETLESEGVADAVAHNQAMAAVDFDRRYREHLDDSDAASSAIEGLIERLRGGKDVALVCYENTDEKRCHRTLLRERIEKRR, encoded by the coding sequence GTGAGCGACACCGGCCGGCTTCGGGATACCTACGTCGCCGCGATTCAGCACGATCTCGCGGAGCTGCCAGAGAAAACGACACTCGTCGGCGTCGTCCGCGAGCCGACGTCGTGGTTCCACGCCGCGGTCGACGAGAACCGGCCGGCGCTGGCGCCGCCGACGGGGTTGCTGGAGGACGTCCGGGCCGAACAGGAGACGCTCGAATCCGAGGGCGTCGCTGACGCCGTGGCACATAATCAGGCGATGGCCGCCGTCGACTTCGATCGGCGCTACCGCGAGCACCTCGACGATTCGGACGCGGCGTCGAGCGCGATCGAGGGGTTGATCGAGCGGTTACGGGGCGGCAAGGACGTCGCGCTGGTGTGTTACGAGAACACCGACGAGAAGCGCTGCCACCGGACGCTGCTACGCGAGCGAATCGAAAAGAGACGCTGA
- a CDS encoding glycosyltransferase, with protein MTSHPPASVVLPTVEWTPACREVADQLDQGDELLVVCDDAADPVARRDADLPDRTRLVFAGEPESCSGKANAVAAGMEAARNERVVWTDDDFHHPPDWLDRFHEDYERHGPVTELPFFVGRDPLATLLEPTYALGGTAGVYAGDNAWAGAVMFERDDLDEESFLADLRRTVSDDGLLGERLDVTPLRRTRQVAVGGTIRETLERHVRFVQIVRHHDPVGMAAMVAAATVATLFCLLAPLVAFPLLTLAYAGIYLAFGVRRWTALLAYPATLCQVPLFAYALARRTFVWGGRRYRWRSKFDVDVLD; from the coding sequence ATGACGTCGCATCCGCCCGCGAGCGTCGTGCTTCCGACCGTCGAGTGGACGCCGGCGTGTCGGGAGGTCGCAGACCAGCTCGATCAGGGGGACGAACTGCTCGTGGTCTGCGACGACGCCGCCGACCCGGTGGCCCGCCGCGACGCCGACCTTCCCGATCGGACGCGGCTCGTGTTCGCGGGCGAGCCCGAGTCCTGTTCGGGCAAGGCGAACGCCGTCGCCGCCGGGATGGAGGCTGCCCGGAACGAACGGGTCGTCTGGACCGACGACGACTTTCACCACCCGCCGGACTGGCTCGACCGGTTCCACGAGGACTACGAGCGCCACGGCCCCGTCACCGAACTCCCCTTCTTCGTCGGGCGCGACCCGCTCGCGACGCTGCTCGAACCGACCTACGCGCTCGGCGGCACCGCGGGCGTCTACGCCGGCGACAACGCCTGGGCCGGCGCCGTGATGTTCGAGCGCGACGACCTCGACGAAGAGAGCTTTCTGGCAGATCTCCGGCGCACCGTCAGCGACGACGGACTGCTCGGCGAGCGACTCGACGTGACGCCGCTGCGTCGAACGCGTCAGGTCGCGGTCGGCGGCACGATCCGCGAGACCCTGGAGCGTCACGTCCGGTTCGTCCAGATCGTCCGGCATCACGACCCCGTCGGGATGGCCGCGATGGTCGCGGCGGCGACGGTAGCCACGCTCTTTTGTCTTCTCGCCCCGCTGGTCGCGTTCCCGCTGTTAACCCTCGCGTACGCGGGGATCTACCTCGCCTTCGGCGTCCGCCGATGGACCGCGCTGCTGGCGTACCCGGCGACGCTGTGCCAGGTGCCGCTGTTCGCCTACGCGCTGGCACGCCGCACCTTCGTCTGGGGCGGCCGGCGCTACCGCTGGCGCTCGAAGTTCGACGTGGACGTTCTGGACTGA
- a CDS encoding 50S ribosomal protein L10, which yields MSAEAERKTQNLPEWKREEVDEIVGILEGYESVGVVNIAGIPSRQLQDMRRDLHGTAELRVSRNTLLERALDEAGDGLDELKTHVEGQVGLIGTNSNPFTLYQELEASKTPAPIGAGEVAPNDIVIPEGDTGVDPGPFVGELQSVGASARIQDGSIQVTEDSTVLSAGEEVSQDLSNVLSELGIEPKEVGLDLRAVVSEGVLFDPEDLDIDVEAYRSDVQTAAARARNLSINAEYATPATAPTLIAKATGEAKSLGIQASIESPDLADDLVSKADAQVRALAAQIDDEEALPEELQDVEAPAAAAETADEESTDDQDDEADETDADDAAEEDEDDDDDGDDGAAEGLGNMFG from the coding sequence ATGAGCGCAGAAGCCGAGCGCAAGACCCAGAACCTTCCCGAGTGGAAGCGCGAGGAGGTCGACGAGATCGTCGGCATCCTCGAGGGCTACGAGAGCGTCGGCGTCGTCAACATCGCCGGCATCCCGTCGCGACAGCTTCAGGACATGCGTCGCGACCTGCACGGCACCGCCGAGCTGCGCGTCAGCCGCAACACGCTGCTGGAGCGCGCGCTCGACGAGGCCGGCGACGGACTCGACGAGCTCAAGACCCACGTCGAGGGCCAGGTCGGGCTGATCGGCACGAACTCCAACCCCTTCACGCTCTACCAGGAGCTGGAGGCGTCCAAGACGCCCGCGCCCATCGGCGCCGGCGAGGTCGCGCCCAACGACATCGTCATCCCCGAAGGCGACACGGGCGTCGACCCCGGTCCGTTCGTCGGCGAGCTACAGAGCGTCGGCGCGTCGGCCCGGATCCAGGACGGTTCGATCCAGGTAACCGAGGACAGCACGGTCCTATCGGCCGGCGAGGAGGTCTCACAGGACCTCTCGAACGTCCTCAGCGAGCTGGGCATCGAGCCCAAGGAAGTCGGACTGGACCTGCGCGCCGTCGTCTCCGAGGGCGTGCTGTTCGACCCCGAGGATCTCGACATCGACGTCGAGGCCTACCGGTCGGACGTCCAGACCGCCGCCGCTCGCGCGCGGAACCTCTCGATCAACGCCGAGTACGCCACGCCCGCCACGGCGCCGACGCTCATCGCGAAGGCGACCGGCGAGGCCAAGAGCCTCGGCATCCAGGCATCGATCGAGAGCCCCGACCTCGCCGACGATCTCGTGAGCAAGGCCGACGCGCAGGTGCGCGCGCTGGCCGCGCAGATCGACGACGAGGAGGCGCTCCCCGAGGAGCTGCAGGACGTCGAAGCGCCTGCGGCCGCCGCGGAGACCGCCGACGAAGAATCGACTGACGACCAAGACGACGAAGCGGACGAGACCGACGCCGACGACGCCGCCGAGGAAGACGAAGACGACGACGACGACGGCGACGACGGCGCTGCCGAGGGTCTCGGCAACATGTTCGGGTGA
- a CDS encoding DUF7513 family protein, producing MSFLEKYTKGWSFRTTRPSLEPGSTVDVFLAEYDAGEEAGLAFVGDTKLYVEGAAPEHVEQQVRVEVAEFDSNGGVGRGEFVEVVGDSSYAG from the coding sequence ATGAGCTTCCTCGAGAAGTACACGAAGGGCTGGTCGTTCCGCACCACCCGACCGTCGCTGGAGCCCGGCAGCACGGTCGACGTGTTCCTCGCCGAGTACGACGCCGGCGAGGAGGCGGGCCTCGCGTTTGTCGGCGACACGAAACTGTACGTCGAGGGCGCGGCGCCCGAACACGTCGAACAGCAGGTCCGCGTCGAGGTCGCCGAGTTCGACTCCAACGGCGGCGTCGGGCGCGGCGAGTTCGTCGAGGTCGTCGGCGACAGCTCGTACGCCGGCTGA
- a CDS encoding glutaredoxin family protein, with the protein MSEPVPITVYTRENCQLCDEAVETLTRIADSEGVAIDIDEVDVDEDPELAEEYGDRVPYVLVDGTPKFKYRIDAAKARSVLSRQ; encoded by the coding sequence ATGTCCGAGCCGGTACCGATCACCGTGTACACGAGAGAGAACTGTCAGCTCTGCGACGAGGCCGTCGAGACGCTGACGCGGATCGCCGACTCCGAGGGCGTCGCGATCGACATCGACGAGGTCGACGTCGACGAGGATCCCGAGCTCGCCGAGGAGTACGGCGACCGGGTCCCCTACGTGCTCGTCGACGGGACGCCGAAGTTCAAGTACCGGATCGACGCCGCGAAGGCTCGCAGCGTGCTCTCGCGGCAGTGA
- a CDS encoding DUF7117 family protein, protein MEIRGERECKDCGTRWSYYETGSVSCPNCESVRSVGVDEERKRHTAGQAALDLTEVRNMIDAAPESDVADAAIENCREFVRRTGFIDAGELQPLDDVYLAARELRQVADIVGRSYDPTEDEELYYLSLLRGADRGERPAPDEVPAGLREARGLAYAEAVQAYRREIGTWIDDQDGEYPAAMGALATLGDHVKRIKALQGDVDPGTAERLVRAARNLAEAVRWDDEDALARCRERLERLSDAQ, encoded by the coding sequence ATGGAGATCCGCGGCGAGCGCGAGTGCAAGGACTGCGGCACGCGGTGGTCGTACTACGAGACCGGCAGCGTGAGCTGTCCGAACTGCGAGAGCGTCCGCAGCGTCGGCGTCGACGAGGAGCGCAAGCGCCACACCGCCGGCCAGGCGGCGCTCGATCTCACTGAGGTGCGCAACATGATCGACGCCGCGCCGGAGTCCGACGTCGCCGACGCGGCGATCGAGAACTGTCGCGAGTTCGTCCGCCGGACGGGCTTCATCGACGCCGGCGAACTTCAGCCGCTCGACGATGTCTACCTCGCCGCCCGCGAGCTCCGGCAGGTCGCCGATATCGTGGGACGCTCCTACGACCCGACGGAGGACGAGGAGCTGTACTACCTCTCCTTGCTGCGGGGCGCCGACCGCGGCGAGCGGCCCGCGCCCGACGAGGTGCCCGCCGGACTTCGGGAGGCGCGCGGGCTGGCGTACGCCGAGGCGGTGCAGGCGTACCGACGGGAGATCGGCACCTGGATCGACGATCAGGACGGCGAGTACCCGGCGGCGATGGGCGCGCTCGCGACGCTGGGCGATCACGTCAAGCGGATCAAGGCGCTGCAGGGCGACGTCGATCCAGGGACCGCCGAGCGGCTCGTCAGGGCCGCGCGCAACCTCGCAGAGGCGGTGCGCTGGGACGACGAGGACGCCCTGGCGCGGTGTCGCGAGCGGCTGGAGCGGCTCTCCGACGCGCAGTAG